Proteins found in one Halobellus limi genomic segment:
- a CDS encoding alpha/beta fold hydrolase, producing the protein MQTVISADGTRIAYEQYGEGPPLILLHGGSSPEYWKPIVPHFAEDYTVVVPHRRGVGESGDSDEYRLERGVEDVRAVIDAVEGTPLLFGHSFGGLLAIEVARKASVQKLIAYEPAILVDDYRDQADLAAQMQERINDGDRREAMKFYIREVMHGGEIDDLESWLAEWPPWPEIVALTENIARINRAIEQYQLPDALEIDAPVLLLTGTAGPPHLRDGIRAVDAALSSSQFVEFDDVGHGGPTEAPERIIAKVRGFIDEEETPVPESGY; encoded by the coding sequence ATGCAGACTGTGATTTCCGCAGATGGGACTCGGATCGCATACGAACAGTACGGAGAAGGCCCGCCGCTCATCCTTCTTCACGGCGGATCGTCCCCCGAGTACTGGAAGCCGATCGTTCCTCACTTCGCTGAGGACTACACCGTCGTTGTTCCCCACCGACGCGGCGTTGGGGAAAGCGGTGACTCTGACGAGTATCGGCTCGAACGTGGTGTTGAGGACGTTCGAGCAGTCATCGATGCAGTTGAGGGAACGCCACTCCTGTTCGGGCACTCGTTCGGTGGTCTGTTAGCGATCGAAGTCGCTCGAAAGGCTTCGGTACAGAAGCTTATCGCGTATGAGCCAGCTATTCTCGTCGACGACTATCGTGACCAAGCTGATCTCGCAGCGCAGATGCAGGAACGAATCAACGACGGCGATCGACGCGAGGCGATGAAGTTCTACATCCGAGAGGTGATGCACGGTGGCGAGATCGATGATCTTGAGAGCTGGCTCGCTGAGTGGCCGCCGTGGCCCGAGATCGTCGCCTTGACCGAAAACATTGCGCGAATCAATCGCGCAATCGAGCAGTACCAACTTCCGGACGCACTCGAGATCGATGCGCCAGTTCTCTTATTGACCGGGACTGCGGGACCGCCGCATCTTCGAGATGGCATCCGTGCAGTGGACGCCGCCCTCTCAAGCAGTCAGTTCGTCGAATTCGATGACGTCGGTCACGGTGGTCCGACGGAAGCACCTGAACGCATTATAGCGAAGGTACGCGGTTTCATCGACGAGGAAGAGACGCCAGTGCCGGAATCTGGTTACTGA
- a CDS encoding winged helix-turn-helix domain-containing protein: MTGSRAPTDIFRLLADDTRVDILRAVAVAQYDLDQVGSGAAELAFSEIYDRVDVENTSKLSYHLGELTGIYLRKTDDGYSLSHAGERIVRFILAENYGSPESFGPEPVDGVCIFCGADALEASLVHQFFRIDCTACERQVSGQPITPAQVKTRESDALVQSVKRRSAEDARLVRQRLCPECGAQLSVEVVGVPASALPEADSFVVMSTCEECLREYNTPLTYSAVYHPASIAFHWEHGVDVTARGLWEFHEYVYEGRWTSEQVASDPDEYEVVLRHGEDAVRLYLDLTATVVRTERVRRESG; this comes from the coding sequence ATGACCGGAAGTCGTGCGCCGACCGATATCTTTCGACTGCTAGCCGATGATACTCGGGTCGATATTCTTCGTGCCGTCGCGGTTGCACAGTACGATCTCGACCAGGTCGGTTCTGGCGCTGCCGAGCTCGCGTTCTCTGAGATTTACGACCGTGTCGACGTGGAGAATACCTCGAAGCTATCGTACCACCTCGGAGAACTCACCGGAATCTACTTGCGAAAAACCGACGATGGATATTCGCTTTCGCACGCCGGTGAACGTATCGTTCGGTTCATCCTTGCAGAGAATTACGGTTCACCGGAGTCGTTCGGTCCGGAACCGGTTGATGGAGTGTGCATTTTTTGTGGGGCGGATGCACTGGAAGCGAGTTTGGTGCATCAGTTTTTCCGAATTGATTGTACGGCGTGTGAGCGGCAAGTCTCGGGACAACCGATCACACCCGCGCAGGTCAAGACACGGGAGAGCGACGCTCTCGTACAGAGTGTCAAGCGGCGAAGTGCGGAGGATGCCAGACTGGTTCGGCAACGGCTGTGTCCGGAGTGTGGCGCGCAACTATCTGTGGAGGTGGTTGGGGTGCCTGCGAGTGCGTTGCCTGAGGCTGATTCGTTTGTTGTGATGAGCACCTGTGAGGAGTGTCTCCGGGAGTACAACACTCCGTTGACGTACAGCGCCGTCTATCATCCGGCATCGATTGCGTTCCATTGGGAACACGGAGTTGACGTGACTGCTAGAGGGCTCTGGGAATTCCACGAATACGTCTACGAGGGCCGCTGGACATCTGAGCAGGTCGCGTCGGACCCCGATGAATACGAAGTCGTGTTGCGTCACGGGGAGGATGCAGTGAGGCTCTATCTTGACTTGACTGCGACTGTGGTGCGGACGGAGCGCGTGCGACGCGAGAGCGGGTGA
- a CDS encoding class I SAM-dependent methyltransferase → MDVSGSTYRYAQRRLTPVQSKPPHDPTDQATRTHSERTAQEQSVQRRSKSADEIADAYADVADKLARWRQLDQLVAGRYRQDHFRYASGRVLDVACGTGRNFQYLPSASEVVGIDISDEMLTHARSELGRLDVEGTVHTMDAQALDFSDDSFDTVISSFSTCTFPDPKAALHEMERVCRPDGEILLLEHRHSDAAPLAWLQVWRAESQYEKNGCRLTHDPLETVEQAGLTVENTSTSFFGLVATIEASPR, encoded by the coding sequence ATGGATGTCAGTGGCTCGACGTACAGGTACGCTCAACGGAGGCTTACCCCCGTGCAATCGAAACCCCCACACGATCCGACAGATCAGGCGACTCGAACACATAGCGAACGGACAGCGCAAGAGCAGTCAGTACAGCGGCGCTCGAAATCAGCCGACGAGATCGCCGACGCGTACGCAGACGTGGCTGACAAACTCGCTCGGTGGCGCCAACTTGACCAGTTGGTCGCTGGTCGGTATCGTCAAGATCACTTCCGGTATGCGAGTGGGCGAGTCCTTGATGTCGCCTGCGGGACCGGGCGGAATTTCCAGTACCTCCCGTCGGCAAGCGAGGTCGTCGGTATCGACATCAGCGATGAGATGCTCACCCACGCTCGTTCTGAACTTGGCAGGCTTGATGTGGAAGGAACCGTTCACACGATGGATGCCCAGGCGCTTGACTTCTCTGACGACAGTTTCGACACTGTCATCTCGTCGTTTTCCACGTGCACGTTTCCCGATCCGAAAGCGGCGCTCCACGAAATGGAGCGAGTCTGCAGGCCTGACGGCGAGATTCTACTACTTGAACACCGTCACAGCGACGCTGCGCCGCTCGCTTGGCTCCAGGTCTGGCGGGCGGAATCCCAGTATGAGAAGAACGGGTGCCGACTGACCCACGATCCATTAGAAACCGTTGAGCAGGCCGGACTCACAGTCGAGAACACCTCAACGTCGTTTTTCGGGCTCGTCGCTACCATCGAGGCCTCCCCGAGGTGA
- a CDS encoding PRC-barrel domain-containing protein, with amino-acid sequence MDSVPLFALNDCDVMTTNGSKLGTLENITLNPNTGELKFLCVNPSSEESTEFPQMENGQVVVPVDSVETTREYLIVTAP; translated from the coding sequence TTCGGTCCCCCTGTTCGCCCTCAACGACTGTGACGTGATGACAACTAATGGGTCGAAACTTGGGACGCTCGAAAATATCACACTGAATCCCAACACTGGTGAACTCAAATTTCTCTGTGTCAATCCGAGCAGCGAGGAGTCAACCGAATTCCCACAAATGGAGAACGGCCAAGTGGTCGTCCCCGTCGACAGTGTCGAAACGACACGAGAGTACCTCATCGTGACTGCCCCGTAG
- a CDS encoding serine hydrolase domain-containing protein, with the protein MTQPQRSTATTEVDRTTRRSFLACLGTLGFGLGNLGTVAGRTSATINSPVTEVQQHKSPFGDPDELEAFVDDVIADRIGETTPGATVAIVSGGSPVLTKGYGVADTEAGNPVRADDTAFRVGSVGKLVTYTAVMQGVERGVLDLDADVNTYLDDSPVTIPDTYNEPVTLRHLGTHTAGFESTLDPEIVADSDALDSLETVLAEQQPPRIRRPGELVGYSNYGAALAGHVVAEAHDTTFTEYVHSEVFEPLGMSHSTFAQPVPNNHPGNLARPHDSNNASFTVADDVYINMQPAGSLTATATDMAAFMLAHLGTGAVSGTRILDTKTTERMHSRHHVRHPTVTNWRYGFHEYGSPDANLLAHSGATVNFTSHLLLAPDHGVGIFVAYNSKPSELPAAVVDEIVAEYGLQPAPATPPPTSEPGMRERAETVAGEYSLSSLPASGPLQVADQLAHLSVEPGDGNRLRTSTLDGDTREWVETDPYVYHELGGHDVLAFEVTDGGVEVLNMSSVPTGVYQPVPLQDRQLVTAGLLGTAISGFGLSLAARGAHSALRQWQRGRTRNKPEEDSK; encoded by the coding sequence ATGACACAACCACAACGTTCCACGGCAACTACCGAGGTTGATCGAACGACAAGACGGTCGTTCCTTGCGTGCCTCGGTACTCTCGGATTCGGACTCGGGAACCTCGGAACTGTAGCCGGACGGACAAGCGCCACGATCAACTCACCGGTTACAGAAGTACAGCAGCATAAGAGTCCCTTCGGGGATCCGGACGAGCTTGAAGCGTTCGTTGATGACGTAATAGCTGACCGGATCGGGGAGACGACTCCCGGAGCTACCGTGGCGATCGTCTCGGGAGGTTCTCCCGTGCTCACCAAGGGATACGGTGTTGCGGATACCGAAGCCGGAAACCCGGTTCGAGCTGACGACACAGCGTTTCGGGTCGGGTCGGTCGGGAAACTCGTGACATACACCGCCGTTATGCAGGGTGTTGAACGAGGCGTGCTTGATCTTGATGCCGACGTTAACACGTATCTCGACGACTCACCAGTTACTATCCCGGATACCTACAATGAGCCAGTGACTTTGCGGCATCTCGGCACGCACACCGCCGGGTTCGAGTCCACGCTTGACCCCGAAATCGTCGCTGATTCCGATGCTCTCGACTCGCTGGAGACGGTCCTCGCCGAGCAGCAACCCCCACGTATCCGTCGGCCTGGTGAACTCGTCGGTTATTCCAACTACGGCGCGGCACTCGCCGGTCACGTCGTGGCTGAAGCACACGACACGACGTTTACGGAATACGTCCACTCAGAAGTCTTTGAGCCGCTCGGGATGTCCCACAGTACGTTCGCCCAACCTGTCCCCAACAACCACCCTGGGAACCTCGCTAGACCGCACGACAGCAACAATGCGTCGTTCACCGTAGCTGACGATGTCTACATCAATATGCAGCCCGCAGGATCGCTGACCGCGACAGCAACAGATATGGCCGCGTTTATGCTGGCACATCTCGGTACTGGAGCAGTCAGCGGCACGCGGATTCTTGACACAAAGACTACTGAACGGATGCATAGTCGCCATCACGTGCGACACCCAACAGTCACAAACTGGCGGTACGGTTTCCACGAATACGGAAGCCCGGACGCGAATCTCCTCGCCCACTCGGGTGCGACGGTCAACTTCACGAGTCATCTGTTACTCGCTCCAGATCACGGGGTTGGGATCTTCGTGGCGTACAACAGCAAGCCCAGCGAGCTTCCGGCGGCTGTCGTCGATGAGATCGTCGCGGAGTATGGTCTCCAACCAGCGCCAGCCACACCACCCCCGACCTCGGAACCAGGTATGCGGGAGCGTGCTGAAACTGTCGCTGGCGAGTACAGTCTCTCGTCCCTCCCAGCGAGCGGGCCGCTCCAAGTCGCTGATCAACTCGCTCACCTTTCTGTCGAACCTGGAGACGGCAACCGTCTGCGCACATCCACTCTTGACGGCGACACCCGGGAGTGGGTTGAGACAGACCCGTACGTGTATCACGAGCTTGGCGGTCACGATGTCCTCGCGTTTGAGGTTACAGACGGGGGAGTAGAGGTGCTGAATATGAGCAGTGTCCCGACTGGCGTCTACCAGCCGGTTCCGCTCCAAGATCGACAACTCGTCACAGCCGGTCTCCTCGGGACGGCGATATCGGGCTTCGGATTATCGCTCGCTGCCAGGGGAGCACACAGTGCCCTACGACAGTGGCAACGGGGTCGGACTCGCAATAAACCAGAGGAGGATTCGAAATGA
- a CDS encoding helix-turn-helix domain-containing protein, which produces MGLVSEFDIDCQALPLAGVAERASEATLVLEMQYNHGNRPLFLVTVQDGSQATVETAFTDAYDVGEWTLVGQAGDTRRYQVRPALSLEEQLGDHLDDLTDLEALATADAIIERIDVVPGGWRQTGWFADRDAFNKFSSFWQRNAGFRLHRLTRDGESEPPGDGLTDRQHEALRIAYELGYFDIPRKASLEDVAAELGISPSSVSERLRRAQTQLIEETVATTWPPLPQ; this is translated from the coding sequence ATGGGACTCGTTAGTGAGTTCGATATCGACTGTCAAGCGTTACCGCTCGCTGGCGTTGCGGAACGGGCGTCTGAAGCCACGCTGGTCTTAGAGATGCAATATAATCACGGGAACCGACCTCTATTTCTCGTCACTGTCCAAGACGGGTCGCAGGCGACCGTTGAGACGGCCTTCACAGACGCATATGACGTTGGGGAATGGACGCTCGTGGGACAAGCAGGTGACACCCGTCGATACCAGGTCCGCCCGGCGCTCAGTCTGGAAGAACAGCTCGGTGACCACCTTGACGATCTTACGGATCTCGAAGCGCTTGCAACGGCTGACGCTATCATCGAGCGTATTGACGTCGTACCGGGCGGATGGCGACAGACCGGTTGGTTCGCCGACCGGGACGCGTTCAACAAGTTTTCCTCGTTTTGGCAGCGAAATGCCGGGTTCCGCTTACACCGTCTCACCCGAGACGGGGAGTCTGAACCCCCGGGCGATGGACTGACCGACCGTCAACACGAAGCACTCCGAATCGCGTACGAACTGGGGTACTTCGACATCCCGCGGAAAGCGTCCTTAGAGGATGTCGCCGCAGAACTTGGGATTTCCCCATCGTCTGTTTCTGAGCGACTGCGGCGGGCTCAAACGCAACTCATCGAAGAGACCGTGGCGACGACGTGGCCCCCGCTACCACAATAA